In Uranotaenia lowii strain MFRU-FL chromosome 2, ASM2978415v1, whole genome shotgun sequence, one genomic interval encodes:
- the LOC129743385 gene encoding uncharacterized protein LOC129743385, translated as MRRFLYFQNILLLAVSICAIEWDGKAFRKAERECFELLGTPEKFRKLFTNHEYPDHPEVHRIARCLGVLTGFLNDNNEVEWGGVFELFRNFYSGTSEKQYIKELQQCFDREEVFRTPNKAEQAYRMFLCTMDDYRKLFGGDSSTGISVKSVLENSSNQSVAPNGALKLNRRNVWKNKFTTNWHAGNNENQGKKKEKAKKVPSAMH; from the exons ATGAGAAGGTTTTTGTATTTTCAGAACATTTTGCTG CTGGCGGTTTCCATCTGCGCCATCGAATGGGACGGAAAAGCTTTCCGCAAGGCTGAGCGAGAGTGTTTCGAGCTGCTGGGAACACCGGAAAAGTTCCGGAAGCTTTTCACCAACCACGAGTATCCGGATCATCCGGAGGTGCATCGGATCGCTCGCTGCCTCGGCGTATTGACTGGATTTCTAAACGATAACAACGAGGTGGAGTGGGGTGGAGTGTTCGAGCTGTTTAGGAACTTTTACTCCGGAACATCGGAAAAACAGTACATAAAGGAACTTCAACAGTGCTTCGATCGGGAGGAAGTTTTCCGCACTCCGAATAAGGCTGAACAGGCTTACCGGATGTTCCTCTGTACGATGGACGATTACAGGAAGCTCTTTGGAGGGGATTCTTCAACCGGAATTT CTGTCAAATCGGTGCTGGAAAATTCTAGCAATCAATCCGTAGCGCCTAACGGCGCCCTCAAGCTCAACCGGAGGAATGTTTGGAAGAATAAATTCACCACTAATTGGCACGCGGGAAACAACGAAAATCAAGGGAAAAAGAAAGAGAAGGCGAAGAAAGTGCCAAGTGCTATGCATTGA